The genomic DNA AGCTGGAATCGATCGTGTCGGCAGCGGAAAGATCGCTGCGTCATACAGCTAACGCTGAGGTAGAGAGCAGGGAAATCGGAGAGCTTATTATGGAGCAATTGTATCCTGTAGATGAGGTCGCATACGTAAGGTTTGCTTCGGTCTATCGCCAATTCAAGGACATCAATATGTTCATGAAGGAGTTAAAGGGGCTGCTCTCGAAGAGCAGCGGCCCGTCGGATTCGGTGTAATCCGCAGGCATACTATGGATACGCTGGAGGTTTGCATTCATGAAATGGAACAGCCAGGCCGGGATGGCGCTAGGGTTTCTAGCCGGCACGACATTTGGCAGCGGGATTGGCTTTCTGCTTCATTGGCATTCTTATGATCTGGTTGCGATCGTGAGCGCCTGCGGCGTTATCGGCACAGCCGCAGGGGTGTGGACGGTGCGTAGAGTTGTTCGCGGCACCCCAAATGCTAACAAATTGTGAAGAGCGAAAGAAAAATTTAAGGAAACTGGAATAATAAATACCCGTTTCATTCACGTTAAGTGATAGAAGCGGGTATTTATTATTTTTTTTACACAGAGTTTACAAAACTCATACATGGGTTTGATATTCGGTTTCTATAATCAGACTATACAAACAAATGAGGGGGAAACCTTAACAATGAAAAAGAGTTTGATGTTAATTTTAACTTTGGTATTGACTTTCACGTTGGCCGCATGCGGACCAAATAACGCGGCAAAGTCCAATAATTCAGCAGAAGCTCCAGGCGCTGCTAACGAAACTCCGGCAAATGAAACGCCAGCATCCGAGCTGTCCGGTTCAATCCTTGCTGTTGGTTCTTCTGCACTTCAACCTCTCGTGGATCAAGCGTCCAAAAAATTCATGGATCAGCATCCGAAGGTTTCTATCCAAGTGCAAGGCGGCGGCAGCGGCACGGGCTTGACTCAAGTATCCGGCGGACAAGCTGACATCGGCAACTCCGACGTATTCGCCGAAGAGAAGCTGGATGCAGCTCAAGCTGGTGAACTGGTTGACCATCAAGTAGCGGTCGTAGCTATGGCAGCAGTCATTAACCCTGAGATCACAGTTGATAACCTGACGAAGGATCAATTGGTAGGCATTTTCACAGGCAAAATCACTAACTGGAAAGAAGTTGGCGGACAGGATCAAAAAATTCAAATCGTAAACAGACCGTCCAGCTCGGGTACGCGCGCGACTTTTGAGAAATATGCACTAGGCACGAAAACGGAAGATCTTCAAGGCTCCATTCAAGAGGATTCCTCGGGTACCGTTAAGAAGCTGGTAAAAGAAACGCCTGGCGCGATCGGCTACCTGGCTCTGTCCTACCTGGATGATTCCATCAAAGTTGTGAAATACGACGGCGTTGAAGCGAACGAAGAGAATGTTGCTAACGGCAGCTACCCTGTATGGGCGTATGAGCACATGTACACCAAAGGCGAAGCAAACGAAGTTGTGAAAGCATTCCTCGAATATATGGTTTCCGATGATGTGCAAAATAACGATGTCGTTGAGCTTGGCTACATTCCAGCCGGAAAAATGCAAGTGAAACGCGACGCTGACGGCAATATTACGAAATAATATATGACATCATTTCGGCAAGACGAGAGGCGGATTCTTCTGCCTCTCTCTGTGCTGTGTAAAGGGAGAGGTCTTATGGCTCATGCCGGCAGAAGACAAAAACCAAAACAACACGTAATCGAAGAATGGACAGGTAAAATATTTACATCGCTATGTATCGTCCTTCTGGTCGTCACTATTTTCTCTATGGTGTATTTCGTGGCGACCAAAGGATTGAGCTCGTTTTTTAAGGACGGAATCAGCGTAGCCGAAATATTTGGCAGCACACAGTGGAAGCCGGATGGGGAGCCCCCGTTCTTCGGCGCTTTGCCATTTATTATCGGATCGTTCAGCACATCCCTGCTCGCTGCTCTGATTTCCGCACCATTAGGTATTTGCGCGGCTCTCTTCATGATTGAAATCATGCCGAAAATCGGCAGAAAATATTTGCAGCCCGTCATCGAGCTTCTGGCGGGAATTCCCTCCGTTGTCTACGGATTTGTGGGCCTGAGTGTCATCGTGCCCTTTTATCGCGACGTCTTTCCGGGTCAAGGGCTTGGGATTGCGGCCGGTGCTACCGTGCTGTCGATCATGATTCTCCCGACGATCACTTCTATTGCTACCGATGCGCTGGCCGCACTTCCTTCAGGCCTGAAGGAAGGCTCTTATGCGCTTGGGGCTACGAGATGGCAAACGCTGTACCGTACGGTGCTGCCTACGACGCTGCCTGCTTTGATGACAGGCGTTGTGCTTGGCATGGCGCGGGCCTTTGGGGAAGCGTTGGCCGTCCAGATGGTTATCGGGAATGCTCCGCATATCCCCGGGTCGCTGTTTGAATCCACATCGACTTTGACAAGTGTCATTACACTGAGCATGGGCAATACCGTTATGGGCACGATGCAGAACAATGTTCTGTGGACACTGGCTCTCATCCTGATGATGATGACCTTTGTTTTCGTCTTCGTAGTACGGTGGCTGGAAAGGAGAGCTAATCGATGAGCGCAAAAACAGCAGATAAAATCGCAACCGCGGTCATTATAACCTTGGCCGGCTTTATCGTCCTGATCTTGGCTGGACTGCTTGGCTTCATTCTGGTCAGAGGACTTGGACATATCAGCTTCGACTTCCTGACTTCCCCTCCGGAAACGATTAAGGAAGGCGGCGGGATTGGGCCGCAGCTGTTCAATTCCCTGTTTCTGCTCGTCCTGACCCTGCTGATCACAGTTCCGCTGGGACTTGGTGCAGGAATCTATATGAGCGAGTACGCCAAGCCGGGAAAAGTGACGGATTTTATACGCTTGATCGTTGAGGTGCTGTCCTCCTTTCCTTCCATTGTGGTTGGTTTGTTCGGCTTGCTGGTTATCGTTAACGTCTTCGGCTTCGGCTTCTCTCTGTTCTCCGGCGCCCTCGCATTGACCGTGTTCAACCTTCCGCTAATGGTGCGGATTACGGAGCAGGGCATGAGAAGTGTTCCGGTAGCACAGAAGGAGGCAAGTCTGGCTCTAGGTCTGTCAAAATGGAAGACGATTCGTTCAATTATGCTGCCGATCGCGATGCCGATTATTTTGACGGGGACGATTCTCGCTGCGGGCCGCGTGTTTGGCGAAGCGGCTGCCCTATTGTTTACCGCGGGGATGAGCAGTCCGAGACTTGACTTCACGGATTGGAATCCGTTCAGCCCGATGTCTCCCTTAAACCCGTTCCGCCCTGCCGAGACACTGGCCGTTCATATCTGGAAGATCAATTCGGAAGGATTGGCTCCGGATGCTCCAGAAATTGCTGCTGGAGCCTCAGCCGTACTCATATTAACCGTGCTGGTGTTCAATCTTCTGGCCCGCTGGCTGGGGCGCGTCATGCACAAGAAATTTACAGCAACGAAATAGGGAGGAGCCTCTATGAGCAATATCGAACTGTCCGTCAAGGATCTGAGCGTATACTATGGGGAGAAGCAAGCGGTAAAAAGTGTCTCTCTAGACTTTGAAGCTAAACAAGTAACGGCGTTAATCGGTCCGTCCGGCTGCGGTAAATCGACATTTCTCCGCAGTTTGAACCGGATGAACGACCTCATTAGCGGTGCGAAAATTACCGGGGAAATATGGATTGGCGACGAGAATATCAATGATCCCAAAACCGACGTAGTGCTGCTGCGCCAAAAAATTGGGATGGTCTGGCAAAAACCAAACCCGTTCCATAAATCGATCTACGAGAATATTGCTTTTGGTCCACGCTATCACGGGATCAAGGATAAGAAGAAGCTGGATCAGATCGTCGAGGAATCTTTGACAAAAGCTGCTCTTTGGGACGAGACGAAGGACAGGCTGCACCGTTCTGCCCTTTCGTTGTCCGGCGGGCAGCAGCAGCGGCTGTGCATCGCCAGATCGATTGCGGTCAGCCCGAGCATCATTCTGATGGATGAGCCGGCCTCCGCGCTTGACCCGGTATCCAGCTCCAAGATCGAAGAGCTGATCGCCGATTTGAAGCAGGAATATTGCATTATTATCGTAACCCATAACATGCACCAAGCGGCACGGGTCTCGGAGAAGACGGCATTTTTCCTTATGGGGGAAGTCGTCGAGTTTGATGATACGGATAAAATTTTCACGAATCCGAAGGAAAAGAGAACAGACGACTACATTTCCGGAAGATTCGGATAATGACCGAGAAAACAAATAAAACGTAAAAAGGCAGGCGGGTAAAGTATCCCGGCCTGTCTTTTTTGAAGCAAATGATGCATGTTCAATTTCCTTTCCTGTCCGGTGTTCATTAACATAAATTGGCGGATCCGGAGTTGTTCGAGTACAATAGATATAAGGTCTAATATTCATCTATTTGTAGGATAGACTAAATAACGGACATTTCCTTATGAGCGAGAACCGGACAGGCCGTCTCATTTCTGCCCGGTTCTTTCTGGTTCATTACTTTCGGCGCTTTGCGGCTACAGCAGGCTGATCACAAGCAGTTCATACAGAACTAAAGGGAGTATGACATTGTTGAAGTAGGAGGCGCCGAACAATCCGCGGCTGTATGGAGTATAGCCGTATTCTCCAGATCCGTAAGGAGTTGGGGGCGGATATCCAGGTGAACCATAAGGGGTTGGGACAGGAGGACCTGGATAGCCTGGTTGTTGGCCATAATTCCAATATTGTTCCGGATACCCCTGCTGGGAGTAGCCCCCGTACTGGCCTTGGCCGTAGTTATACGGTCCGTATGGCGGCGGATCCGGGTCCTTGCCGGTCTGCTGGCCAGGGATGGCGAGGAATAACAGGCCGCCGTCCGTGTGGGACAATACGCCTTCGTATGTGATCCCTTCAACCGTCTGGACGCGAACGGGACGATTCGCATGCTGCTTGCAGATTTTATGCAGATGATCCTTCATGCTTTTCATCGTTTGAACGGCACTCGGATTGGCTTGATAGACCACTTGCTTCGTTTCACTTGACGACATCGTTTTAACCTCCACTAATCATGCAAAGTGCTTTCTGCTGACATCCTATGCTATAGCCCAAACGGAGGTGCGTGATATTTTTCTTGAAACGGATGCAATGGCTTGGTAACATATTTATCGTTCGATATGGAATGGAAGCATTGGTTTGAATTGAGGAGACTTTCTAATGAATGTGCTAGAGTGGATTGAGCTCATGTTCAAGCAGTACGGATATTTGGTATTGCTGATTGGACTTCCTATAGATTTTATCGCCTTGCCGCTGCCGCCGGGTCAGACGACGCTAACCTTTACGGGGTATTTAGCCTATAAAGGCGTGTTCGGATGGATTCCGGCGATGGCGGTGGCTTTTACTGGAGCGGCTATCGGAATCACGATTACCTATTGGATTGGATACAAGGTAGGGGCACCGCTGGTAGAACGCTACGGAAAATGGATATTTCTTAAGCCTTCTCAAATTGAGAAAACGAGACATACCTACGACCGGTATGGCAATAAAATGCTGCTGATTAGCTTTTTTGTGCCGGGGGTCCGGCAATTTTTCGGTTATTTCGTGGGAATTATCCGGATTCCCTTTCCGACATTCGCGATATACGCTTACACTGGGGCAGCGATCTGGGTATTTGTCTTCGTAAGCATCGGTTATATATTCGGCGAGCAGTGGCAGCACATATTCACTCTAGTGGAAAATTACTTGAAGTACATATGCACGGGCGCTGGGGCTTTGCTCATTTTCTGGTTCATTTGGAAGTGGCGGAGGCTGCGTTTAAGGGAGACAAAGCCCGAGAAAGAAACAGGGTAAGTTCCGTCCCGCCGGAATTTCGGGGAACGGTTATAGAAGGCTGTTGTCATCCAAGCCTAGGCAAATAAAGGTGCAAGGTAAATTTACTTTGGCGCCTTTTTTTTCTTGTGGACAAGTTTCTTTGATTCCAAGCCGGGCACTCTGTTATCATATAAAGATATTCGTAGTTGGACGGAATAAAATTTAACTTGATTTTAATAGGAAGGAACAGGGGAATGAGCTTTCAGTTGACGACCAGGGTCATCAAATTGCTTTGCGGCAAGGCTAGTTTTGAGCAAGGGAATATCTACGTTCAAGCTGGACGGGTGTACTTGAACCATACCGATCCTGAAGCTGCAGCGTATACAGCGACGGTACGGGGCAATGAGAGCTACAGCGTCAGGATCGCCATCGATAGCGACGGTGATGTGAAGGCTGACTGCTCATGTCCTGTGTATGGGAATAGCGATCATTATTGCGGCCATGTTGCCGCGGTATTAATTGCAGTTCACGATCTTAAGCATGATGGGGCAAAGCCCGTCCGTACCTACAGCTTAACCGCGAAACTGGACGAGGCCGGCGGACGCGGACTGCGTGCAGGAAATACTGTTGGCGCGAGAATATCAGGGATGGCAAATATGACGCCGAGATTCAGACGCGATTCAATGGCTGTGCGCGATACGGGGATGACCAAGGGCATATTGAAGATATTTGATGACAGGCAGCAGGGACGATTTGTCCGTACGAATCATTTGGCGGATTTGAAGACGCCGCTTGAGGTTGAAATTATTTGTAAACTGCATCCTTACCGCTCTCAGAAGCATTTATTCGGCATAGAGCTCAAGGTTGGTACGAAGCGGTTATATATTGTGCAAAAGATCCGCGAATTCCTCGATTGCGTCGAACGCGGAGAGCCTTATGAATTTTCCAAGCATTTCACTTATGTGCCGGAGCTTCATTACTTTCAGCCACAGGACGATGTCGTCATCCGCCAGCTGCAGCAAATTTGCCGCAACGAGCGGATGTATCAGGAGACGAATTCCAAGCTGGGCTCTTATTCGGCGTACGACAGGCTGATCAGCGATGACCGACTGCTGCTTGTTCCGCCGTTCGCCTGGGATGCGCTGCAGCCCTTGCTGTCGGGGAATTCCGCGGTACACATTATGCGGGAGCAGCAAAGGACGCATGCGTTCGAAATTTCAAACGACAGGATTCCGCTTCAATTCGAGTTCGATGCGTATGAATCGGGAGGATACCAGCTGCGGATCGAAGGGCTGGATGAGCTGATCGTCTTGGAGGCGTATGGGCTTGTGCTGGCCGGCGATAAGCTGATCCCGCTGCCTGCCGAGCAATGCAGCCGTTTGTCCGAGCTGAAGCATATGCTGTATTACTCGCGAAGTCAGGAAATATATATTGCGGCAGAGCAGATGGAGCCGTTCATCGAGAAGGTCGTTCCCGGCCTCAGGAAGCTGGGCGTCGTTCAGATGAGCAAAGCAATTTCGGGGCAAATCGTCCATGCAGCGCTGACGGCCCGGCTTTATTTGGACCGGGTGAGAGATCGGCTGCTGGCTGGACTTGAGTTCCAATACGGAGACATCGTCTTTAATCCGTTAGCGCCTCATGACGAGCGGCGCGGCGAGAGCCGCATCATTATGCGGGACGGCGACAAGGAAGCGCAGATTTTAAGCCTGATGGAGACCGGGTTGTTCGCGCAAACGGAGAGCGGCTATTTTCTGGACGATGAGGATGACGAATACGAGTTTCTGTATCGTGTTCTGCCGGAGCTGGAGAAGCTGGTCCATGTGTATGCGACCTCGGCGGTCAAGGCCAGGCTGTATACGGAGCATGAGCCGCCGCAAATTCGCATCGATGTGGATGAGCGAACGGACTGGCTCGAATTCAAGTTCGAGATGCAGGGCATTCCCGAGGCGGAGATCAAAAATATTCTCAGTGCCCTTGAGGAGAAACGCAAATATTACCGGATGCCGGACGGCGCCCTGCTGCCGCTGGAGAGTAGCGAATTCCAGGAAATGGTTAAGCTCATGAACGAGGTGGGTATCCGTCAGTTCGATTTAAATGGTACGGAAATCCGGTTGCCAGCTGTCCGTGGATTGCATTTCATGAATTATGCGGGAACGGGCAATAACGTAAAGCTGGGCAAGTCGCTGCGGCGCCTGCTGGATCATATGCGGAATCCGGATCATCTGGATTTTCCCGTACCAGAGCAGCTCGATGCCGTTCTGCGGGATTATCAGAAATACGGCTACCAATGGATGAAGACGCTGGCGCATTACCGGTTCGGCGGGATATTGGCCGATGATATGGGGCTGGGCAAAACGCTGCAAAGTATCGCCTTCATCGTCTCGGTGCTCCCGGAAATCCGCCAGCAGGATCTCCCGGCTCTAATTGTTGCGCCGGCTTCCCTTATGTACAATTGGGAGAATGAGCTCAGAAAATTCGCTCCGGACATCAAGGCGGTCATCGTGGACGGCAGCCGGACGGAACGGGGCCGGGCGATGCGAAATTCCTCTAATATCGACGTTATCATTACGTCCTACCCGCTATTGAGGAGAGACGTTGATCTATACGAGGGAAGGTCGTTCCATACGCTCGTACTGGATGAGGCGCAGGCCTTTAAAAATCACACGACCCAGACGGCACAGGCCGTAAAGTCGATTTACGCCAAATACCGGTTTGCGCTGACCGGAACCCCGATCGAGAATTCGCTGGAGGAGCTATGGTCGATTTTTGAGGCGGTGTTTCCGGATCTGTTCCCGGGGCGGAAGGAATTTAATGAATTGTCCCGGGAGACGATAGCCCGCCGAATTCGTCCGTTTCTGCTCCGCCGCCTAAAAAGCGATGTGTTGAAGGAGCTGCCGGAGAAGATCGAGACGCTGCAGGCCTCCGAGCTGCTTCCCGAGCAGAAGAAGCTGTACCTGGCCTATTTGGCCAAGCTGCAGCAGGAGACACTGAAAAATCTGGATCAGGATGATTTCAAGCGGAACCGGATAAAAATTTTGGCCGGCCTGACCCGGCTGCGCCAGCTCTGCTGCCATCCCGGGTTGTTCGTGGAGGACTATAACGGGAGCTCAGCGAAATTTGAGCAGCTGCTCGAAATCGTAGAGGAATGCCGGAGCGCGGGCAAACGGATGCTCATCTTCTCGCAGTTCACGGAAATGCTAGGCATGATCGGCCGGGAACTGGGATATGAAGGCGTACCGTTCTTCTACCTGGATGGCAGTACGCCGGCAGCGGAACGCGTAGAGCTCTGCAACCGGTTCAACGACGGGGAGAAGGACGTGTTCCTGATTTCCCTAAAGGCCGGCGGCACAGGGCTCAATCTGACCGGGGCGGACACTGTTATTTTGTACGATCTGTGGTGGAACCCTGCGGTGGAGGAGCAGGCGGCCGACCGGGCGCACCGGATGGGGCAGAAAAAAGTGGTTCACGTCATTCGCCTGGTCACGCAGGGGACCGTTGAGGATAAAATGTACGAGCTGCAGCAGAAGAAGAAAAATCTGATCGATGAGGTCATTCAGCCGGGGCAGGAGACGCTGTCCTCGTTGACGGAGGAAGAAATTCGCGAGATTCTGATGATCTAGCGAAAATAAAACAACCATGCACCCGCGAGGGAGCATGGTTGTTTGCTTAGTTCAGGTTATTTCTTGGATATGGCTTCACTGGCAGCGACCAGCTCGCTTTGCTCCTGAGTCATATTGTTCACGGCGCTGAACAGCGCTTTGACCGAGGAGGTCATAATATCGACATCGATGCCGCAGCCCCAATGGACTTTGCCATCCGGCGCCGTAATGCCAACATAGGATACCGCTTGGGAGCTGGAGCCCACTTCAAGCGCATGCTCCTTGTAGACCAGGTTGCTGTAGCTGACGCCAAGCTTCGATTGCAGGGCGTTGCTGATCGCGTCGAGCCGCCCGTTGCCGGCACCGTTGATTTCCTGGATTTCACCATTTTGCTTGACTGTAATCGTCGTTTCGTAATCATCGTGCTGCGAGAAGCGGTAGTTCAGGAATTCGACAGGCGACTGGATGTTGACGTAGACCTCTTTAAAAATATCGTAAATTTCGTTCGCCACCAGTTCCTTCGCCAGCCGGTCGGAGACGTTCTTGACCCGGTAGCCGAAATCCTCGCGCATTTTCGGCGGGAGATCCAGGCCGTAGTGCTGCTCCAGCAAATAACCGATGCCGCCCTTGCCGGACTGGCTGTTGATGCGGATGACATCTCCTTCGTATTCGCGCCCGATATCCTTCGGATCGATCGGCAGATAAGGAACCGTCCAATGCTCGCAGTCATGCTCCTCGCGCCATTTCATGCCTTTGGCGATCGCGTCCTGGTGGGATCCGGAGAAAGCGGCGAATACGAGCTTGCCCGCATACGGCTGTCTTTCGTTCACTTTCATTTTGGTCATGCGCTCGTACACTTCGATGATTTCCGGGATGTTCTCGAAATTCAGCTTCGGATCAACCCCGTGGGAGTACATGTTCAAAGCCAGGGTTACAATATCCACGTTCCCTGTCCGCTCCCCGTTGCCGAATAGCGTTCCTTCAACGCGCTGGCCGCCAGCAAGCAGGGCCAGCTCCGTATCGGCGATTCCGGTTCCACGGTCGTTATGGGGATGTAAGGACAGGATGACGTTATCCCGGTATTTCAAATGATCGCTCATGTATTCGATTTGGCTGGCATAGACGTGCGACATCGACATGGAGACTGTCGCCGGCAGGTTGATAATGACCTTGTTGTCTGCGGTCGGCTGCCATACGTCTAGCACGGCATTACAGATCTCAAGCGCAAAATCGATCTCGGTGCCGGTGAAGCTCTCCGGCGAGTACTGGAATTTGAAATTGCCTTCGGTTTCTGCCGCATATTTTTTCAGAAGCTCGGCTCCGGTCACCGCGATATCGATGATTTCCTGCTTGGATTTCCGGAATACCTGCTCGCGCTGGGCTACGGAGGTGGAATTGTACAAATGTACGACCGCTTGTTTTGCACCTTTCAGTGATTCGAACGTTTTCTGAATGATATGCTCTCTGGACTGGGTCAGCACTTGAATTGTTACGTCGTCGGGAATGAGATCCTGCTCGATCAGCGTACGCAGGAAGGTGTATTCCGTCTCGGAGGCTGCAGGGAAGCCAACCTCGATTTCTTTAAAGCCCAGCTTGACGAGCACTTGGAAAAACTCTAGCTTCTCCTCCAGATTCATCGGTACGACCAGAGCTTGGTTTCCGTCGCGCAGGTCGACGCTGCACCAGGTAGGGGCTTCAGTAATGTACTCTTTTTGCGTCCATTTCAGGCTCGTTTGCGGAGGCAAGAAATAACCTCTGGTGTATTTTTTGAAATTTTTCATAGCAATGACCACCTTTCCCTCGTATCGGATCTTCATTAATTTACAACTTGTTTGTATTTGGAATATAAAAAAAGCCTTCCATCTCCATAAATACTTAGAGACGAAAGGCTGTTGTCAGCTTACGCGGTACCACTCTGATTCATACCTTGCGGTATGCACTCTGCCGGATACGGGCTGCGCACTCGAATGAGACACGGCCTTATATCCTCCTACTGTAACGGTTAGGCTCCGGCTCCACCTACTTTAATACAATTTCAGCGAGCTACTTCAAGGTGAGTTCGGATTTGGCTTGCGACTGTTTTGCACCGGCCAACAGCTCTCTGGGCGCCTGCGTCAATCCTACTATTCCTCTTCAACGTATTTGAATATTGACGTTAGTTTACTACAACGCTGCGAGGGAATCAAGATATTTTTTACATGGCTTGGCCATTTTTTTGCTATAGGCTGTTTGGCCGTTCTAATTTATGGGACGAAGGAGCGTACGACTTGAACGGTTGCGGATCTATAGCTCCCTTTGTAATAAGCGTAAATTTTGGTCGTGCCGGCTTTGAGTCCAACGAGATCGCCATTCTCGTCGTAATCGGCAATTTCCGGGTTATCGCTTCTGAACGTGGTCAGATGGGTGATGTCTGTTCTCTTGGAGGTCGAGTAGTCGTAAATATACGTCCTTGTGTCCAGTTTGTCTCCGATAGACAGCGAATATTCGGTGGAGTCCAGATTGAAGTCAGTTGGTTCGAGTTCATCTGAATCCTCGGGCAGTACGATCACCGGCAGGGTCGTTTGAAGGCCTTGATAGCTTGCAACCAGACGCGTACTGCCCGGCTCGATTCCCGTTACCCGGCCCAGGCCGTCAACCGATGCAATCGACGGATCTTCGATCTGATATTGCGCGGCAGCCGAAAGTGTATTCGTATATCCATCCGAATAAACTGCTTGAATAACGGTAGGGGCAGTATGGCCTGCGAGCACTTTTTTCTCGGATTCCACAAAAGAGATCTTTGTCAGCGTCCGCTCTCCGGGCGAAGCAGTTTCCTGCGGCTTAGGCAGCTTGCTCAGTTGGGCTTTGTAAATGTCGCCGCGTTTGATCGTGCCCGTTACGATGAACCCGCCGTCCAGAGCTGCCGCTCCTTCGCCATGACTAGAGAGCGTTGGTCCCTCGTATAGATAATCGCCCAGCACCTGCCCTTCATGGTTGACTGTTAGTATGGCATATTGCCTCCTAACGTTCGGGTAGTCCCCTTTGGTATTAGCTCCGAGCAGGGCGTAGCCGTACTCGGCGGGAACCAGCTTGCTGTACGTCCTGATCCCTAAGGAATATTCCGAGGGATAAGCTTTTTCCCATAACATGCTGCCGCTAGCGTCGATTTTGGCCAGCATATTTGCGGCCTTACCGAATGCCGTTTTGCGATACCCGATCAGATAACCGCCGTCCTTGGCCGGGATAAGGGTGTGGGCGAGAAAGGTTGCCGTCTTATCCTGGTACTGCTTGTTCCATTCCATATTTCCTCGGGGATCCAGCTTGATGATGAGCAGCGCATTCTGGACATCCCCGGTTTCATAGCTCTGTCTCGTAATGCTGCCTACCGCGAGAAAGCCGCCGTCCGAAGTCTGAACGAGATCATATAAATCCTGGTCGTCCCCGAACCCATATTTCTTATACCACAGCTGCTCGCCCTCGGTAGTGGTTCTAAGGACAAAGGCGGAATAAATGCCGGCACTGGTCGCGCCAAACCCGGTAACGGCATACCCGCCGTCCGCTGTCTCTATGACCGAGAGCGGGTTGTTATAGTAGTAAGAGTCATCATAGGTGTTCTCCCATTGAATGCGGCCTTGGGCATCCAGCTTCACCAAGTAGATTACGCTATAAGGCTTGCCGCTGTAATCCGTAATCGTTCCTGCTACCAAGTAACCGCCGTCTTGTGTTTCTATGGCATTTCTTGCCTGATCATTCGAGGAGTAGTTAATTTTCGTCTCCCATTCCGTGCTGCCTTCCGAATCAGTCTTCACGATGTAAGCCAGAGTTTCCAGATACCCCCATGAGCCAGGCTCCGAAATATCGCCCAACAACAAATATCCCCCGTCGGATGTGGCAATGACTCCTTTGCCGGAAGACTGGGCTCCGTAGTCCCTGGACCACTCCATAACGGTCTGTTCCGTACCGGATGCTGCATAACTATGCTGTGTGAAGCCGGGGAGCCCGCCTGCGACGGACAATAACATGACCAGGACAGTAAAACATAAGCTTGAGCTGCGGATCAGAGATTTCAACAATTCTTCCACTCCTCTCATTTTTAAAAAACAAGGTATGTACATTATGATGATAAAACAGAATACAATTAATCCCACAAAGAGCATATATTCCTATGAATATGTATTTATTTTTCT from Paenibacillus woosongensis includes the following:
- a CDS encoding DEAD/DEAH box helicase, translated to MSFQLTTRVIKLLCGKASFEQGNIYVQAGRVYLNHTDPEAAAYTATVRGNESYSVRIAIDSDGDVKADCSCPVYGNSDHYCGHVAAVLIAVHDLKHDGAKPVRTYSLTAKLDEAGGRGLRAGNTVGARISGMANMTPRFRRDSMAVRDTGMTKGILKIFDDRQQGRFVRTNHLADLKTPLEVEIICKLHPYRSQKHLFGIELKVGTKRLYIVQKIREFLDCVERGEPYEFSKHFTYVPELHYFQPQDDVVIRQLQQICRNERMYQETNSKLGSYSAYDRLISDDRLLLVPPFAWDALQPLLSGNSAVHIMREQQRTHAFEISNDRIPLQFEFDAYESGGYQLRIEGLDELIVLEAYGLVLAGDKLIPLPAEQCSRLSELKHMLYYSRSQEIYIAAEQMEPFIEKVVPGLRKLGVVQMSKAISGQIVHAALTARLYLDRVRDRLLAGLEFQYGDIVFNPLAPHDERRGESRIIMRDGDKEAQILSLMETGLFAQTESGYFLDDEDDEYEFLYRVLPELEKLVHVYATSAVKARLYTEHEPPQIRIDVDERTDWLEFKFEMQGIPEAEIKNILSALEEKRKYYRMPDGALLPLESSEFQEMVKLMNEVGIRQFDLNGTEIRLPAVRGLHFMNYAGTGNNVKLGKSLRRLLDHMRNPDHLDFPVPEQLDAVLRDYQKYGYQWMKTLAHYRFGGILADDMGLGKTLQSIAFIVSVLPEIRQQDLPALIVAPASLMYNWENELRKFAPDIKAVIVDGSRTERGRAMRNSSNIDVIITSYPLLRRDVDLYEGRSFHTLVLDEAQAFKNHTTQTAQAVKSIYAKYRFALTGTPIENSLEELWSIFEAVFPDLFPGRKEFNELSRETIARRIRPFLLRRLKSDVLKELPEKIETLQASELLPEQKKLYLAYLAKLQQETLKNLDQDDFKRNRIKILAGLTRLRQLCCHPGLFVEDYNGSSAKFEQLLEIVEECRSAGKRMLIFSQFTEMLGMIGRELGYEGVPFFYLDGSTPAAERVELCNRFNDGEKDVFLISLKAGGTGLNLTGADTVILYDLWWNPAVEEQAADRAHRMGQKKVVHVIRLVTQGTVEDKMYELQQKKKNLIDEVIQPGQETLSSLTEEEIREILMI
- a CDS encoding 2-isopropylmalate synthase, which produces MKNFKKYTRGYFLPPQTSLKWTQKEYITEAPTWCSVDLRDGNQALVVPMNLEEKLEFFQVLVKLGFKEIEVGFPAASETEYTFLRTLIEQDLIPDDVTIQVLTQSREHIIQKTFESLKGAKQAVVHLYNSTSVAQREQVFRKSKQEIIDIAVTGAELLKKYAAETEGNFKFQYSPESFTGTEIDFALEICNAVLDVWQPTADNKVIINLPATVSMSMSHVYASQIEYMSDHLKYRDNVILSLHPHNDRGTGIADTELALLAGGQRVEGTLFGNGERTGNVDIVTLALNMYSHGVDPKLNFENIPEIIEVYERMTKMKVNERQPYAGKLVFAAFSGSHQDAIAKGMKWREEHDCEHWTVPYLPIDPKDIGREYEGDVIRINSQSGKGGIGYLLEQHYGLDLPPKMREDFGYRVKNVSDRLAKELVANEIYDIFKEVYVNIQSPVEFLNYRFSQHDDYETTITVKQNGEIQEINGAGNGRLDAISNALQSKLGVSYSNLVYKEHALEVGSSSQAVSYVGITAPDGKVHWGCGIDVDIMTSSVKALFSAVNNMTQEQSELVAASEAISKK